One genomic window of Candidatus Pseudobacter hemicellulosilyticus includes the following:
- a CDS encoding antibiotic biosynthesis monooxygenase, producing the protein MDKNFVAINYINCQDHFRDRFEELFASRKHAIDMMPGFVNMHVLRPAQAGDPYLIVSYWETEQSFKDWTKSEAFIVGHKRGFEEIARAKAEGKPAPMTSDFKTYKVISQ; encoded by the coding sequence ATGGATAAAAACTTTGTAGCCATCAACTATATCAACTGCCAGGACCATTTCCGGGATCGCTTTGAAGAGCTGTTTGCTTCCCGCAAACATGCCATTGATATGATGCCCGGTTTTGTGAACATGCATGTGCTTCGTCCCGCCCAGGCAGGAGATCCTTATCTGATTGTCAGCTATTGGGAAACGGAGCAGTCCTTCAAAGACTGGACAAAATCCGAAGCCTTCATTGTAGGCCACAAACGTGGTTTTGAGGAGATCGCCCGCGCCAAGGCAGAAGGTAAGCCCGCTCCCATGACCAGCGATTTCAAAACCTATAAGGTCATCAGTCAATAA
- a CDS encoding HmuY family protein, translating into MKYFLLILSLASLVACSKDGDKVEQVDLVSTTVLDLALDTLASMSDDVDGKEKRPFYTVTFNFKTRQTRFIKTTQDSLDYLPTDGWDIAFSKEYNSYVVANNGNTVGTPGYKGPGVGRMVVIEQPYEKVTEAPSEEVFTSEGVAGVGWDSGNGLGWFFYSLSNHICVPVKNRTFVVKTATGKFAKLQIMNIYKGNPPVVTDLFWPAPYVSFRYYVQEDGSRNLRTN; encoded by the coding sequence ATGAAATACTTCCTGCTTATCTTATCCCTGGCCAGCCTGGTAGCCTGCAGCAAAGACGGCGATAAAGTGGAACAAGTGGATCTTGTCAGCACCACTGTCCTGGACCTGGCCCTGGATACCCTGGCTTCCATGAGCGATGATGTGGATGGCAAGGAAAAAAGACCTTTCTATACGGTGACCTTTAACTTTAAGACCAGGCAAACCCGCTTCATCAAAACCACACAGGATAGCCTCGACTACCTGCCCACCGATGGATGGGATATCGCTTTCTCCAAGGAATACAACTCCTATGTAGTAGCTAATAATGGTAATACTGTCGGCACTCCCGGATACAAAGGCCCCGGTGTAGGCAGGATGGTGGTTATTGAGCAACCTTATGAAAAAGTGACCGAAGCTCCTTCCGAAGAAGTTTTTACCAGTGAAGGCGTAGCCGGCGTAGGCTGGGACAGTGGCAATGGATTGGGTTGGTTCTTTTATTCTCTCAGCAACCATATCTGTGTGCCTGTCAAGAACAGGACCTTTGTAGTAAAGACCGCCACCGGCAAATTTGCCAAACTGCAAATCATGAATATCTATAAAGGCAATCCGCCGGTTGTGACCGATCTCTTCTGGCCGGCTCCTTATGTCAGCTTCCGCTATTATGTACAGGAAGATGGGAGTCGCAACCTGCGCACCAACTGA
- a CDS encoding ATP-binding protein produces MAKENGDFDPRKYMELAINVMNQSIQEPRQDKTSPKVGAVLIKSNGQEETAFRGELRHGDHAEFTLLERKNRSVSLEGAILFATLEPCAPGARKHPKLGCAERIVNARIKKVWIGIEDPDPTVDRKGIKYLLDHGIEVNLFDADLQEQIRQANKQFIEEAEERAKKAKIETQPLFLSEKEKVETKADTEDLSKDVIEDFISKANLNVKIDTLEYYRILAQIGILELKNDGYIPTGLGLLLFGKRPQLVYQNALIRATFKTSGRGEDIETIEGPLVSQADKVQSWYENHIGKQIDRTSVERRVIHDYPLVVFREAIINAIVHRDYDIDGAPIYFEINDEAIVIKSPGKPVEPLTLEQIKKFNAPSLSRNPKIMYVFDQMELVEQRGLGFQTIKDLPQKHNLPLPLVTYEAPYMVFSFPRNIEAVKKVSTNPNIAQLTDAQIQGYEWLKLVGQASTREYSSHFNISYKTAQRHLAAMKALDLLGDNGEESNSPNYEYIVNE; encoded by the coding sequence ATGGCCAAGGAAAATGGTGATTTTGATCCAAGGAAATACATGGAGCTGGCAATAAATGTCATGAACCAATCTATTCAGGAACCTCGACAAGATAAAACAAGCCCAAAAGTTGGGGCTGTTTTGATCAAATCAAATGGCCAGGAAGAAACAGCTTTTCGTGGTGAATTACGTCACGGAGATCACGCCGAATTTACTTTGCTGGAAAGAAAGAATAGAAGTGTTTCTTTAGAAGGTGCTATTTTGTTTGCCACATTAGAGCCTTGTGCTCCGGGAGCCAGGAAACATCCCAAATTAGGTTGTGCTGAACGAATTGTCAATGCGCGTATCAAAAAAGTTTGGATTGGAATAGAAGATCCAGATCCTACTGTAGATAGAAAAGGAATTAAATATTTGCTTGACCATGGCATTGAAGTAAATCTGTTTGATGCTGACCTGCAGGAACAAATCAGGCAAGCAAATAAGCAATTTATCGAAGAAGCGGAAGAAAGAGCGAAAAAGGCCAAAATTGAAACGCAGCCTTTGTTTTTATCTGAAAAGGAAAAGGTTGAAACCAAGGCAGATACCGAAGATTTATCAAAAGACGTTATTGAGGATTTTATTAGTAAAGCCAACCTTAATGTGAAGATCGATACACTTGAGTATTATCGGATTCTGGCACAGATTGGCATTTTGGAGCTTAAAAACGATGGATACATTCCAACAGGCTTAGGACTATTATTATTTGGGAAAAGGCCTCAACTGGTATATCAAAATGCCCTAATAAGAGCAACCTTTAAAACTAGTGGAAGAGGGGAGGATATTGAAACTATTGAAGGACCGTTAGTTTCACAAGCAGACAAAGTGCAAAGTTGGTATGAAAATCACATTGGCAAACAAATAGACAGAACTAGTGTAGAACGCAGAGTTATTCATGATTATCCTTTGGTTGTTTTTCGTGAAGCCATTATCAATGCAATAGTTCATCGTGATTATGATATAGATGGTGCACCGATTTATTTTGAGATTAATGATGAGGCAATTGTTATCAAGAGCCCGGGTAAGCCTGTTGAGCCGCTTACATTAGAACAAATTAAAAAATTTAATGCTCCCTCATTAAGTCGTAATCCTAAAATCATGTATGTTTTTGATCAAATGGAACTAGTGGAACAACGCGGTTTGGGATTTCAAACCATCAAAGATTTACCTCAAAAGCATAATTTGCCTCTTCCTTTGGTTACTTATGAAGCTCCTTATATGGTATTTAGTTTTCCCAGAAATATTGAGGCTGTAAAAAAAGTAAGTACCAATCCTAATATTGCTCAGTTGACCGATGCACAAATTCAAGGCTACGAATGGCTAAAATTGGTTGGGCAGGCAAGTACAAGGGAATATTCTTCTCATTTTAATATTAGCTATAAAACTGCGCAAAGACATCTTGCCGCTATGAAGGCTCTTGATCTACTGGGAGATAATGGTGAAGAAAGCAATTCCCCTAATTATGAATATATTGTAAATGAATAA
- a CDS encoding DUF3375 domain-containing protein, whose amino-acid sequence MQHTVLADLLTTSPAVQLLRMRNAQWVLPFLYRTFKADNTFSIPEPLLTSTLAEELRTHAEGTEDLEEARIEFGEDEESRARKYLLNWVQKRVLQDFPDADAMTHYQLSTHTEKVFQWLQSLEKRQFVGTESRFRFLFQTLREMAEYTQDNSLKRLEELKNKRAEIDKEIKKLEMGHKPEVFSNAQVQERLDWFTRLSYELLSDFREVEDNFKQIHRSIVEQHTRAEASKGAIVGFAFGAYDELRRSDQGKSFYAFWDFLISRSGQEEWRNLTEHLLQLLDDRAIDTNRPFLQNIKSLLLQQGRTVYDANDKMAEKLSRIITEKEIARHRRLRQQIGSIKELVFQLMDEDKVPCGLPNTLPAEIRLPLERRLNLQPKQAPPVAKQPGNAVEQVADLERFNRMLGAQSVDKKKLWEKVEQVLEKRKTATLREIIDDTGLEFGMSEVVTYFSFLKEKSTRVQAMPEITELVPLNKEKTRFVEIPYLLFSR is encoded by the coding sequence ATGCAGCATACCGTTCTCGCCGACTTGTTGACCACGTCGCCCGCCGTTCAGTTACTACGCATGCGCAATGCGCAATGGGTGCTGCCATTCCTGTACCGGACCTTTAAGGCCGACAATACCTTTTCCATCCCCGAGCCCCTGCTCACCAGCACCCTGGCCGAGGAACTGCGCACCCATGCCGAAGGCACCGAAGACCTGGAAGAAGCACGCATTGAATTTGGGGAAGATGAAGAAAGCCGGGCCCGCAAATACCTGCTCAACTGGGTCCAGAAACGGGTGCTCCAGGATTTCCCGGATGCGGATGCCATGACCCATTACCAGCTCAGCACCCATACTGAAAAGGTATTCCAGTGGTTGCAGAGCCTGGAGAAGCGCCAGTTTGTAGGCACCGAAAGCCGGTTCCGCTTCCTGTTCCAGACCCTTCGGGAAATGGCGGAGTATACGCAGGACAATTCCCTGAAGCGACTGGAAGAACTCAAGAACAAACGCGCCGAAATAGATAAGGAGATCAAAAAGCTGGAAATGGGCCATAAGCCTGAGGTCTTCAGCAATGCTCAGGTACAGGAGCGGCTGGACTGGTTCACCCGCCTCAGCTATGAGTTGCTCAGTGATTTCCGGGAAGTGGAAGACAATTTCAAGCAGATCCACCGCAGCATCGTGGAGCAGCATACCCGTGCCGAGGCCAGCAAAGGCGCTATTGTGGGCTTTGCCTTCGGCGCCTATGATGAACTGCGCCGCAGCGACCAGGGCAAGAGCTTCTATGCCTTCTGGGATTTCCTGATCTCCCGCAGCGGCCAGGAAGAATGGCGTAACCTGACCGAACACCTGCTGCAACTACTGGACGACAGGGCCATTGATACCAACAGACCTTTCCTGCAAAATATCAAATCCCTGCTCCTGCAGCAGGGACGCACCGTGTATGACGCCAATGATAAAATGGCGGAAAAGCTGAGCCGCATCATCACTGAAAAAGAGATTGCCCGGCACCGGCGGCTGCGGCAGCAGATCGGCAGCATCAAGGAACTGGTGTTCCAGCTGATGGATGAGGACAAAGTGCCCTGCGGCCTGCCCAATACCCTGCCGGCGGAGATCAGGCTGCCCCTGGAACGCAGGCTCAACCTGCAACCCAAACAGGCGCCCCCCGTAGCTAAACAACCCGGCAATGCCGTGGAGCAAGTGGCCGACCTGGAACGGTTCAACCGCATGCTGGGCGCCCAAAGCGTCGATAAAAAGAAATTATGGGAGAAGGTGGAGCAGGTGCTGGAAAAAAGAAAGACAGCCACCCTCCGGGAGATCATTGATGATACCGGCCTGGAATTCGGGATGAGTGAGGTGGTGACCTATTTCAGTTTCCTGAAAGAGAAAAGCACCCGTGTACAGGCCATGCCCGAGATCACCGAACTGGTGCCGCTCAATAAAGAGAAAACAAGATTTGTGGAAATACCTTACCTGCTGTTCAGCCGGTAA
- a CDS encoding DUF4194 domain-containing protein: protein MLPYTAIFIKLLKGPVEYFEKSAWEQLLQYQLELTNFLQQLGLVLVLDKEDGYAYLEQLKLDEEDSTAGWMRRTAINYEESVLLVLLRDMMAEFEVGEVTSRELIKKRREIKEYAELFFKENASRVRFMKDLDRLIDRVQELGFLDLMENQEIPDEEKFRVKKIIKARVDNEVLENFKQQLTAHAANRIQHG from the coding sequence ATGTTACCCTATACAGCCATATTTATCAAACTGCTGAAAGGACCGGTGGAATACTTCGAGAAATCGGCCTGGGAGCAATTGCTGCAATACCAGCTGGAGCTGACCAATTTCCTGCAACAGCTGGGACTGGTCCTGGTACTGGATAAAGAGGATGGTTATGCCTACCTGGAGCAGCTGAAGCTGGATGAGGAAGACAGTACGGCCGGCTGGATGCGCCGCACGGCCATCAACTATGAGGAAAGCGTGCTGCTGGTCCTGCTGCGGGATATGATGGCCGAATTTGAAGTGGGGGAGGTCACCAGCCGCGAGCTGATCAAGAAACGCCGGGAGATCAAGGAATACGCGGAACTGTTCTTTAAGGAGAATGCCAGTCGCGTCAGGTTCATGAAAGACCTGGACCGGCTGATAGACCGGGTGCAGGAACTGGGTTTCCTGGACCTGATGGAAAACCAGGAGATCCCTGATGAAGAAAAATTCCGGGTGAAGAAGATCATCAAGGCAAGGGTAGACAATGAAGTACTGGAAAATTTTAAACAACAACTGACAGCGCATGCAGCTAACCGTATTCAGCACGGATGA
- a CDS encoding IS3 family transposase has product MSVRRQCELLTVNRSTLYYKPIGEKPENIKMMEIMDKHLTMHPTEGVVSLVYYFRNKGYQVGPKRIRRLLKIMGRQTIYRRKNLTKQGLKQFIKPYLLKGMKITRANQVWSTDITYIPMRTGFMYLTAIMDIYSRRIVGWGISNSLAATWCKEVLQDAILQHGKPEIINSDQGCQYTSAVWTQYLEGEQILASMDGKGRALDNVWIERFWKSLKYDYVYLNPAEDGFELLEGVQNHIGYYHDKIHHTTCETPNERYQRSLQQAA; this is encoded by the coding sequence ATATCTGTTCGCCGGCAGTGTGAATTGCTTACAGTAAACCGCAGTACACTGTATTATAAACCTATTGGAGAGAAGCCGGAGAACATTAAGATGATGGAGATCATGGATAAGCACCTGACTATGCATCCAACGGAAGGTGTAGTATCGCTGGTTTACTATTTTCGCAACAAAGGCTACCAGGTTGGCCCCAAGCGGATCAGGCGCTTGTTGAAAATAATGGGACGCCAGACTATTTACCGCCGAAAGAATCTGACGAAGCAAGGATTGAAGCAGTTTATAAAACCGTATTTGCTCAAAGGGATGAAGATTACCCGTGCCAATCAAGTTTGGTCGACCGACATCACTTATATCCCAATGCGTACAGGATTTATGTATCTGACGGCGATCATGGATATATACAGCCGCCGGATTGTTGGATGGGGCATCAGTAACTCTTTAGCAGCCACCTGGTGTAAAGAAGTACTGCAAGACGCAATACTCCAACATGGCAAGCCAGAGATCATCAATTCTGATCAGGGTTGTCAATATACCAGTGCCGTATGGACACAGTATCTCGAGGGGGAACAAATACTTGCATCTATGGATGGGAAAGGGAGAGCCCTCGATAATGTGTGGATTGAACGTTTCTGGAAATCCTTGAAATACGATTATGTCTACTTAAATCCCGCCGAAGATGGTTTTGAACTGTTAGAAGGAGTTCAAAACCATATCGGCTACTATCATGACAAAATTCATCATACCACCTGTGAAACACCCAATGAACGATATCAAAGATCTTTGCAGCAAGCTGCTTGA
- a CDS encoding alanyl-tRNA synthetase, which yields METITITRKQKAVKWLKRIGFWGFLFFLIKGLVWLAIFWWIAK from the coding sequence ATGGAAACAATCACCATCACCCGCAAACAAAAAGCAGTCAAATGGCTGAAGCGGATCGGCTTCTGGGGATTTCTCTTCTTTTTGATCAAGGGACTGGTCTGGCTGGCCATCTTCTGGTGGATTGCCAAATAA
- a CDS encoding T9SS type A sorting domain-containing protein, translating to MQGKSYLILLYCLLTTGARAQETFVRHFPHPQRDYHAINGMAVLASGDYALITDDQYYRINNRGQQLAHQSIRSGRSSYLNALLPMPDGRLRVAQRVFLDNNDSELHLLTMDASGQVQEDRLISTDALTSYEQLLPGTQDRFYITCRYTSPEGISRLHIQFRNSQGVEIWRMQVPNELPSTFQVKSDDNGGLELFFTDSKQQAWLLSIDETGLIREQALNISLDPQSYLYLPRFARAGDGGYLLAGTDNQPLDKKDIGLRKVDAQGRQQWEARIDVFQGDVLADLQALPDGYLLLINSGRTEVDWLLNRGREIVLMKTDLQGKPLWRKALGSNNQDNPRGLLVINPRTILVAGSIYDPTTLSVTPSLFQLNGTGELTTDPFPHTLQPPDSFQWLQPEPAAAVHKMTKAIPDAAGGWLAGFQVLHTDDELLYPYLLHTAASGQPVWSKRVLEYPGSVVSLKPTPDGHYIVLTETVLSGGQIHNLIKFTPAGDSVWAYTFFSGAIRDVQPTRDGGYLVTGQERGPGGSSALDLVLLKINARGQQVWKKLFGQTGLWERGHIILETPEKEYIIAGFSQQSQDILSTVYLLKVDANGQQRWSRTYPAAMATNAPYGMLITPNGDYLLAGFSAAAYGPRRDLLLMRTDKNGNLLWEQQYNLHELDGAVSLVSTGNGRYMVTGTAGEPVAGRREKFVFLMSIDESGKQLGVTYYGIPGQLSTITNIFPLISRQLLLTGSAQEVYGEEKLFSITVNSDIVLPPPPDPPAPGIRLYPVPARYFTRLVITHPYTGSVQVRVTDNLGRTKKQLVYQKQTESWTQEIPVADLAVGLYYVEIKMGEERVVKKLVVGR from the coding sequence ATGCAGGGAAAGAGCTACCTGATCCTTTTATATTGTTTACTGACCACCGGCGCCAGGGCCCAGGAAACCTTTGTCCGGCATTTCCCCCATCCGCAGCGCGACTACCATGCCATTAACGGCATGGCGGTGCTGGCCTCGGGCGATTATGCCCTTATCACGGACGATCAGTATTACCGCATCAACAACCGGGGCCAGCAACTGGCCCATCAGTCCATCCGTTCCGGCCGCAGTTCCTACCTGAACGCCCTGCTGCCAATGCCCGACGGCAGGCTTAGGGTAGCGCAGCGGGTATTCCTCGATAACAACGATAGTGAACTCCATCTGCTTACCATGGATGCCAGCGGCCAGGTGCAGGAAGACCGGCTGATCAGTACTGACGCCCTGACCAGCTATGAACAACTGCTGCCCGGCACGCAGGACCGGTTTTACATTACCTGCCGGTACACATCGCCGGAAGGTATATCCCGGCTGCATATCCAGTTCCGGAATTCACAGGGAGTGGAGATCTGGCGCATGCAGGTACCCAATGAACTGCCGTCTACTTTCCAGGTAAAGTCCGATGATAACGGCGGGCTGGAACTGTTCTTTACAGACAGTAAACAGCAGGCCTGGCTGCTGTCCATTGATGAGACCGGCCTTATCCGGGAACAGGCGCTCAACATCAGCCTGGACCCGCAGTCCTACCTCTACCTGCCACGCTTTGCCCGCGCAGGGGATGGTGGTTACCTGCTGGCCGGCACCGATAACCAGCCCCTTGACAAAAAAGATATTGGACTGCGCAAAGTGGATGCGCAGGGCCGGCAACAATGGGAAGCCAGGATCGATGTTTTCCAGGGTGATGTCCTGGCCGATCTGCAGGCGCTGCCAGACGGTTACCTGCTGCTGATCAATAGCGGCAGAACAGAAGTGGACTGGCTGCTGAACCGGGGAAGAGAGATAGTACTGATGAAAACAGACCTGCAGGGAAAACCCCTCTGGCGAAAAGCGCTTGGCAGTAATAACCAGGACAATCCCCGCGGCCTGCTGGTCATCAATCCCCGGACCATACTGGTGGCGGGCAGTATCTATGATCCCACCACACTGAGTGTTACGCCATCGCTTTTCCAACTCAACGGCACAGGTGAATTGACAACCGATCCTTTTCCGCATACGCTTCAACCACCAGATTCATTCCAGTGGCTGCAACCTGAACCGGCTGCTGCCGTGCATAAAATGACAAAAGCTATTCCGGACGCTGCCGGTGGCTGGCTGGCGGGCTTCCAGGTATTGCATACGGATGATGAATTACTATATCCTTACCTGTTGCATACAGCTGCCAGCGGTCAGCCGGTATGGAGCAAGCGGGTGCTGGAATACCCCGGATCTGTTGTATCGCTGAAACCTACGCCGGACGGCCATTACATTGTACTGACCGAAACTGTTCTGAGTGGAGGCCAGATACATAATCTCATTAAGTTTACGCCCGCCGGTGATTCCGTCTGGGCCTATACTTTTTTCAGCGGCGCTATCCGCGATGTACAGCCTACCCGGGATGGCGGTTACCTGGTCACCGGCCAGGAAAGAGGCCCCGGCGGCAGTTCTGCCCTGGACCTGGTATTGCTCAAAATAAACGCCCGGGGACAGCAGGTCTGGAAGAAACTTTTTGGACAGACGGGTTTATGGGAACGGGGGCATATCATCCTGGAAACGCCGGAGAAGGAATATATCATTGCGGGTTTCTCACAGCAATCGCAGGATATCCTCAGCACCGTATACCTTCTGAAAGTAGATGCCAACGGCCAGCAACGCTGGAGCAGGACCTACCCCGCCGCCATGGCCACCAATGCACCTTATGGGATGCTCATCACCCCTAACGGTGATTATCTGCTCGCCGGTTTCAGCGCAGCGGCCTATGGCCCCCGCCGCGACCTGCTGCTCATGCGCACCGATAAGAATGGGAACCTGCTATGGGAACAACAGTACAACCTGCATGAGCTGGATGGCGCCGTCAGCCTTGTATCCACCGGCAATGGGCGATATATGGTAACCGGCACTGCCGGTGAGCCGGTAGCTGGCCGGCGAGAGAAATTCGTTTTCCTGATGAGCATTGACGAATCGGGGAAACAGCTGGGCGTCACTTATTATGGGATCCCCGGTCAGTTGAGTACTATCACCAATATCTTTCCCCTCATTAGCAGGCAATTATTGCTGACCGGTTCAGCACAGGAAGTATATGGCGAAGAGAAATTATTCAGCATTACCGTCAACAGTGATATCGTACTGCCACCACCGCCTGATCCCCCTGCGCCGGGAATCAGGCTGTATCCGGTTCCTGCACGCTATTTCACCAGACTTGTCATCACGCATCCATACACGGGCTCCGTGCAGGTGAGGGTAACTGATAATTTGGGACGAACCAAAAAGCAACTTGTCTACCAGAAACAAACCGAAAGCTGGACACAGGAGATACCAGTGGCGGATCTGGCGGTGGGTTTATATTATGTGGAGATCAAAATGGGGGAAGAAAGGGTGGTGAAGAAACTGGTAGTAGGCAGATAG